A window of the Fulvia fulva chromosome 11, complete sequence genome harbors these coding sequences:
- a CDS encoding putative ubiquitin carboxyl-terminal hydrolase 8, producing the protein MASTATSATTDTPPKLLKKAGTTDTNKIPSTPMHTTFGCTHIKGLLEQARKQAIDQYTKAIRVVKNEDNFADRYYKNADGPSCTIRVTYLCLQCPRVSATRERHSKGHGFSVESTNGFIYCHECEDFIYDPTFEEIRDTKSKKRKQSDSLSESDRKLVASNTTATPCAATGLRGFYNMGQTCFMSVILQSLIHNPLIRAWYLCEGHKSSECERDCCTSCSLDDIFTDFFGSEKHEGYGAVHMLQACWKGGGSLAGYSQQDAHEFLGFILDSLHEAITDSDEKEDGNDTQKKTESCDCIIHQTFSGLMRSTVTCSECKNTNTTSEPFMDLSLDIKTTGFVTKKKKLALTNAVQTIKEAIPMDLRECLDRFTSTETLTSENYTCRKCNAPKEAKKKLSLTQLPPVLPIHLKRFAHSKTKAESNKVNTTIRFPFSLDMSPWLSKETKAPTTNGHHPEKNDDSDDGDTIDVKPAAKKDKKEDSEPQKPIFELSSVVVHKGKIDNGHYISYSRQGNEWFRFDDEKVVQVEEREVLQAEAYMLFYVIAEF; encoded by the exons ATGGCGTCCACAGCGACGTCGGCGACGACAGACACGCCGCCGAAGCTGCTGAAGAAGGCGGGCACAACAGATACCAACAAGATACCCTCAACACCCATGCACACCACATTTGGCTGCA CACATATCAAAGGACTCCTCGAACAAGCACGAAAGCAAGCGATCGACCAATACACAAAAGCGATCCGAGTAGTCAAGAACGAAGACAACTTTGCCGATAGATACTACAAGAACGCAGACGGCCCATCATGTACGATTCGAGTGACATATTTATGTCTGCAATGTCCGAGAGTGAGCGCGACTAGGGAGAGACATTCTAAGGGACATGGCTTCTCGGTAGAGTCAACAAACGGCTTCATCTACTGCCACGAGTGCGAGGACTTCATCTACGATCCGACCTTTGAGGAGATACGAGACACAAAGAGCAAGAAGCGGAAACAGTCGGATTCACTGTCAGAAAGTGATCGTAAACTGGTTGCGAGCAATACCACAGCTACACCATGTGCGGCAACGGGGTTGAGAGGATTCTATAACATGGGCCAGACGTGCTTCATGTCGGTGATACTACAGTCGCTCATACACAACCCTCTGATACGGGCGTGGTATCTCTGCGAAGGCCACAAATCGAGCGAGTGCGAGCGCGACTGCTGCACGTCGTGTTCCCTGGACGACATCTTCACCGACTTCTTTGGCTCAGAAAAGCATGAAGGATACGGAGCGGTACATATGCTGCAAGCTTGCTGGAAAGGAGGCGGAAGTCTGGCAGGGTACAGTCAACAAGATGCACACGAGTTTCTGGGCTTTATACTGGACAGTCTACATGAGGCGATTACCGATAGCGATGAGAAAGAGGATGGGAATGACACACAAAAGAAGACTGAGAGCTGTGACTGCATCATACACCAGACATTCAGTGGTCTCATGAGGAGCACGGTTACTTGCTCGGAGTGCAAGAACACGAATACCACATCAGAGCCCTTCATGGATCTGAGTCTGGATATCAAGACTACTGGCTTCGTCACCAAGAAGAAGAAGCTGGCGCTTACAAATGCGGTACAGACTATAAAGGAGGCCATACCGATGGATTTGCGAGAGTGTCTGGATCGATTCACCAGCACCGAGACTCTGACGAGCGAGAACTACACCTGCCGGAAATGCAATGCGCCAAAGGAAGCGAAGAAGAAGCTGTCCCTGACACAACTACCGCCTGTCCTACCAATACACCTCAAGCGCTTTGCCCATAGCAAGACGAAAGCCGAGAGCAACAAAGTCAACACCACAATCCGCTTTCCCTTCTCGCTCGACATGTCGCCCTGGCTCTCCAAAGAAACCAAAGCTCCTACAACAAACGGCCACCATCCCGAAAAGAACGACGACAGCGATGACGGCGACACCATAGACGTCAAACCTGCCGCCAAGAAGGACAAGAAGGAAGACTCCGAGCCGCAGAAACCCATCTTCGAGCTGTCATCTGTGGTTGTGCACAAGGGGAAAATTGACAATGGGCATTACATCTCGTATTCGAGGCAGGGGAACGAGTGGTTCAGGTTTGATGATGAGAAGGTTGTGCAGGTGGAAGAGAGGGAGGTGTTGCAGGCTGAGGCGTATATGCTGTTCTATGTCATTGCGGAGTTTTGA
- a CDS encoding Vacuolar protein sorting-associated protein 4 codes for MSNTDFLGRAIEQVKKAIEMDTAGDYDKAYQQYYQALELFMLALKWEKNAKSKEMIRQKAGEYMERAEKLKNHLAEQDGKRKPAAMGANGKASNGAGKGQNEDDEQDADSKKLRGALAGAILTDKPNIKWEDVAGLEGAKEALKEAVILPIKFPHLFTGKRQPWKGILLYGPPGTGKSYLAKAVATEANSTFFSVSSSDLVSKWMGESERLVKQLFNLARENKPSIIFIDEIDALCGPRGEGESEASRRIKTELLVQMDGVGRDSKGVLILGATNIPWQLDAAIRRRFQRRVHISLPDQPARMRMFELAVGNTPCELQADDYRTLAKYSEGYSGSDISIAVQDALMQPVRKIQTATHYKKVTVDGEEKLTPCSPGDEGAMEMNWTQVETEQLLEPPLQVKDFIKAIKASRPTVSGEDLHRNEDWTKEFGSEGA; via the exons ATGTCGAACACCGACTTCCTGGGACGTGCGATAGAGCAGGTCAAGAAGGCAATCGAGATGGACACGGCAGGCGACTACGACAAAGCATACCAACAATACTACCAAGCACTCGAGCTCTTCATGCTGGCGTTGAAATGGGAGAAGAACGCAAAGTCAAAGGAGATGATCAGGCAGAAGGCAGGCGAATACATGGAGCGCGCAGAGAAGCTCAAGAACCACTTGGCAGAACAGGACGGCAAACGGAAACCGGCGGCGATGGGTGCTAACGGCAAAGCGTCCAATGGTGCCGGGAAAGGCCAGAATGAGGACGACGAGCAGGATGCAGACAGCAAGAAGTTGAGGGGAGCGCTGGCGGGTGCCATCTTGACGGACAAGCCGAACATCAAGTGGGAAGATGTCGCTGGTCTGGAGGGTGCGAAGGAGGCGCTGAAGGAGGCCGTCATATTACCCATCAAGTTTCCACATCTGTTCACTGGAAAGAGGCAGCCGTGGAAGGGAATACTGCTGTATGGGCCGCCCGGTACGGGTAAATCGTATCTTGCGAAAGCAGTCGCGACGGAGGCGAACAGTACCTTCTTCAGCGTGAGTTCGTCAGATCTGGTCAGCAAGTGGATGGGAGAGTCGGAACG ATTGGTTAAACAGCTCTTCAACCTCGCCCGCGAAAACAAACCCTCCATCATCTTCATCGACGAAATCGATGCCCTCTGTGGCCCCCGAGGAGAAGGAGAATCCGAAGCATCACGACGTATCAAGACAGAACTGCTCGTCCAAATGGACGGTGTAGGCCGCGACAGCAAAGGCGTCCTCATCCTCGGCGCAACGAACATCCCCTGGCAACTCGATGCAGCGATACGAAGACGATTCCAGCGACGAGTACACATCTCCCTCCCCGACCAGCCCGCGCGAATGCGAATGTTCGAACTCGCAGTCGGCAACACACCCTGCGAGCTACAAGCAGACGACTACAGAACGCTGGCAAAGTATTCAGAAGGATACTCGGGAAGTGATATCAGTATCGCGGTGCAAGATGCGTTGATGCAGCCTGTGAGGAAGATCCAGACGGCGACACATTACAAGAAGGTCACAGTGGATGGGGAGGAGAAGTTGACGCCTTGTTCGCCTGGGGATGAAGGAGCGATGGAGATGAATTGGACACAAGTGGAGACTGAGCAGTTACTGGAGCCGCCGCTGCAGGTCAAGGACTTCATCAAGGCGATCAAGGCTTCGCGGCCGACGGTCAGTGGGGAGGATCTGCATAGGAATGAGGATTGGACGAAGGAGTTTGGGAGTGAGGGCGCATGA
- a CDS encoding Prefoldin subunit 6, whose translation MAERAQLNSLSDEYQSLQTELSTLVSARQKLESQQQENVGVQKEFNGLADDATIYKLVGPVLLKQDTTEAKSTVDGRLSYIEQEIKRIEGSIKGIQEKSEGKKMEILQIQSQMQQAQS comes from the exons ATGGCCGAACGAGCACAACTCAACAGTCTCTCAGACGAATACCAGAGCCTGCAAACAG AACTCAGCACACTCGTCTCAGCACGTCAAAAGCTCGAGTCACAACAACAAGAGAACGTAGGCGTTCAGAAGGAGTTCAATGGCTTGGCAGACGACGCCACAATCTACAAACTCGTTGGCCCAGTGTTACTGAAGCAAGACACGACCGAAGCGAAGAGTACAGTAGATGGAAGGTTGAGTTACATAGAGCAAGAAAT TAAGAGAATCGAAGGAAGCATCAAAGGCATCCAGGAGAAGAGCGAAGGAAAGAAGATGGAG ATTCTTCAGATCCAGTCGCAAATGCAGCAGGCTCAGTCGTAG
- a CDS encoding Ureidoglycolate lyase, whose translation MPPNTPTTAKLTLSPTILASSSLNPIDFAPFGEVIENPATHSDHGETKLERVEANQGSAIKWMDVTRLENWYTLAPSRKAARSVVNMFVCKPRRLEEREGRKVFQVKVLERHPFTPQTFVPLGVSREDKDTRYMVIVAPTLKSTQRDRDDRLQPYPAEKPKSARSLKDRLLGARPNPFTNDHEPTTTPSPADLDRATRPKGPGEPDLQNMRAFIARGDQAVTYGPGTWHAPMVVLGKKDIDFVVVQYANGVAIEDCQEVDVREDIAVDVKDGSAEQGASFEAEQALVAHNSYGLKEGEGKSSEEASKPGYMRAKL comes from the coding sequence ATGCCTCCCAATACGCCTACGACCGCGAAACTCACCTTGAGCCCAACCATCCTCGCTTCAAGTTCACTTAATCCCATCGACTTTGCGCCGTTTGGGGAAGTGATTGAGAACCCCGCCACGCACTCTGATCATGGCGAGACGAAGCTGGAGAGGGTCGAGGCGAATCAGGGCAGTGCGATCAAGTGGATGGATGTGACGAGGTTGGAGAATTGGTATACGCTCGCACCGAGCAGGAAGGCGGCGAGGAGTGTGGTGAATATGTTCGTGTGTAAGCCGAGGCGTCTCGAGGAGAGGGAGGGGAGGAAGGTGTTTCAGGTAAAGGTGTTGGAGAGGCATCCTTTCACGCCGCAGACTTTCGTACCTCTGGGTGTGAGTAGGGAGGACAAGGATACGAGGTACATGGTCATCGTTGCTCCGACTTTGAAGTCTACGCAGAGGGATCGAGATGATCGATTACAGCCATACCCGGCTGAGAAGCCGAAGAGCGCGAGATCGTTGAAGGACAGGCTACTTGGAGCGAGGCCGAACCCATTCACGAATGACCACGAGCCTACCACGACGCCCTCCCCAGCAGACCTCGACAGAGCGACAAGACCAAAAGGTCCCGGCGAGCCTGATCTGCAGAACATGCGTGCCTTCATCGCCAGAGGTGATCAAGCCGTGACATACGGCCCTGGAACATGGCATGCGCCGATGGTTGTGCTGGGCAAGAAAGACATCGACTTTGTGGTTGTGCAGTATGCAAATGGAGTGGCTATCGAAGATTGTCAAGAGGTAGACGTGAGGGAGGACATTGCGGTGGATGTGAAGGATGGAAGTGCTGAGCAAGGTGCCAGTTTTGAAGCTGAGCAAGCACTCGTTGCTCACAACTCGTATGGATTGAAGGAGGGTGAGGGCAAGTCGAGTGAAGAGGCGAGTAAGCCTGGGTATATGAGAGCGAAGCTGTGA
- a CDS encoding Peroxiredoxin Pen c 3: MSGLKAGEQFPEGVKFKYIPWTTADTKVCGFPVTYDASKEFANKKVVLVSVPGAFTPTCSANHVPRYIEHIADLKNKGVDTLLIIAPNDAYVMSGWQKVNTIDTTDPSANTSIIFASDLETKLAAQIGWTAPGDRNGRWAAVIDHGKVTYAEVETELQAVSVSGVEAVLKAL, translated from the exons ATGTCTGGACTCAAGGCCGGCGAGCAGTTCCCTGAGGGCG TCAAGTTCAAGTACATCCCCTGGACCACGGCCGACACCAAGGTCTGCGGTTTCCCAGTCACCTACGATGCCAGCAAGGAGTTTGCCAACAAGAAGGTCGTCCTCGTCTCCGTTCCAG GTGCCTTCACCCCAACCTGCTCCGCTAACCACGTCCCCCGCTACATCGAACACATCGCCGACCTCA AAAACAAAGGCGTCGACACCCTCCTCATCATCGCCCCCAACGACGCCTACGTCATGTCCGGCTGGCAAAAAGTCAACACCATCGACACCACCGACCCCTCCGCCAACACCTCCATAATCTTCGCCTCCGACCTCGAGACCAAGCTCGCAGCGCAAATCGGCTGGACGGCCCCGGGAGACCGCAACGGGCGCTGGGCGGCGGTGATTGATCATGGGAAGGTGACGTATGCGGAGGTGGAGACGGAGCTGCAGGCTGTGAGTGTTAGTGGGGTTGAGGCGGTGTTGAAGGCACTCTAG